Below is a window of Candidatus Viadribacter manganicus DNA.
CCGCTCGCGCACCTATCGCGAAGAGTTGGCGACAGAGACACATCCGCTCTTCATCACCCGCGGCCCGCCAGGCACGCATGATCTTGAATTGGCGTCGCAAACGATCGAGCGCATCCGGCGCGCGGATCCGAGCGTCCGCCTGCCCCGCTTCGACAAGCTAAAGGACGACATCGTTCCGGCAAACGACTGGCCGCCCTTTCCTGGACCAGCGGAGGCCATCATTTTCGATGGCTGGTGCCTCGGCGCCGATTCGCTCGACGCCGCCAGCCTCGATGCGCTCGTGAATGCACTTGAGCGCAACGAGGATGTCACCGGCGTCTGGCGCGAGACAGTCGCGTACGAATTACGCGCCAACTATCAGCCTTTCTTCCTCACGTTCGACGCACTGGTTTACCTGCAAGCGCCCTCCTGGGAAATCGTGCGGACATGGCGCGGCCAGCAGGAGGAAGCGGCGCGGGGACGGCCATTAACGCCAGAAGAAAATGCGGCGCTGGATCGCTTCGTCATGCATTACGAGCGGATCACACGCGCCATGCTCGATGGACGCCATCGCGCGAAATGGATTGTGCATCTCGACGAAGCGCGAAACGTTACACGGATCGAAGAACGCTGATCTATGGCCGTCTACACAACCCTGTCCGATAGCGATGTCGCCGCGCTCATGGCGCAGTACGACATTGGCAATGCTGTGACCTGCGAGGGCATCGCCGAGGGCGTCGAGAACACCAACTACAAACTGACGACGCCGCAGGGCCGCTTCATCCTCACGTTGTTCGAAAAACGCGTCTCCGAAACAGACCTGCCGTTCTTCATGGGCGTGATGGAACGGCTGGCGGCGCGGCGGTTTCCGGCGCCAATGCCGATTGCGGCGCGCAGCGGCTCACACCTCGTGCGCGTGGCCGGCAAGCCCGCGGCGATTGTCTCGTTTCTCGACGGCGTTTGGCCGCGCGTGTGGAATGGCGCCCATTGCGCGGCGATTGGCGATGCGTTGGCGCGCATGCATGTGGCGCTGGATGGTTTCGAGCAGACGCGCGCGAATAGGCTCAGCATCGATGGCTGGGAAACGCTGATCAAACCGCGCCTCAGCGAGGCTGAAGCTCTGCGGCCAGGATTGGCGGCCGAGGTGGCGCGCGATCTTGCGGAAGTGCGCGCGGCTTGGCCGAGCCAGCTCCCGCGCGGCGCCATTCATGCCGATCTCTTTCCGGACAACGCCTTCTTCGTCGGCGACCAGCTCAGCGGCGTCATCGACTTCTATTTCGCCTGCACCGATTTGCTCGCTTACGATTTAGCGGCGTGCCTGAACGCGTGGTGCTTCGATGGCGTCCGCTACGATTTGGAACGCGGACGAGCGATGATCCAAGCCTACGCCAACGTGCGCCCACTCAGCGCCGGCGAACGCGCTGCCCTGCCGGTGCTGGCGCGCGGCGCGGCGCTGCGCTTCTTCGCGACACGCCTCACCGATTGGAGCACGACGCCAGAGGGCGCGACCGTGACGCCGAAGGATCCGCTGGAGTATGCGGACAAGTTGAGGTTCCATCGCCAAGCGCAGCGAGCGGCCGACTATGGCGCCTAGCATTCAGTCACCTACTCGATCACAGCATACTAACTCAGCGTCTGGGACATGGTTCATTGCGCGATTTGCGACGATCCTTCCCGCTGGCTTGATCGCACTAGTCGTGACCAAGTTGGACAGCGAACGTGGTCAATCCCTATCAGTCTATCTGATGACAGGCGCTGTCGCGGCGATCGCAGGCGCTAGCGTCGGGCTTGCTGCCGTGCTCGTCGCCACGTCACCAGCAAAGATTGTCGTTTTATTTGCTGCGGCTCTCATCGGCGCATTTCAAGGCGCGGCCGTCGTTTGGTTCATCGTCGGACCAGACCTTGCCCTTCCACCAGCTTGGAGCAATGATCCAAAAACTCGGGACGAGCGCGAAGACGGAACACCGAATCCGCCTACAGCCGCGCCATGAGCAATACGGTGGACATTTGGACGGACGGCGCGTGCAGCGGAAACCCCGGTCCGGGCGGCTGGGGCGCGATCTTGCATTATGCCGGCGTTGAGAAAGAGCTCTCAGGCGCCGAGGCCGCGACCACCAACAACCGCATGGAGCTGATGGCGGCGATCCAGGCGCTCGACGCATTGAAGCGGTCGAGCAAAGTGCGGCTGCACACCGATTCCAAATACGTGATGGATGGCGTCACAAAATGGATCCACGGCTGGAAGAAGAACGGCTGGAAAACAGCCGACAAGAAGCCCGTGAAGAACGAAGACCTCTGGAAGCGGCTCGATGAAGCCAATGCGCGTCACGAAGTGACCTGGAAATGGGTCAAGGGCCACGCCGACAACGAGATGAACAATCGCGCCGACGAACTGGCGCGCAACGCGATCGGTACGCTGAAGAGCTAGCCCGCCGCTTTCCACATCCAACGAGCGTCAGCCTGAGCCTCTCGAAGGCGGAGCGGGCCACCCGCGTCTTTGGGATTGCATCACGCCGACGGCGCGCGCAGCGTTCTTCCATGCGCCTCGTCCTCTTCTTCGCCGCCCTGCTCTTCGCGCCCGCCGCTTTCGCGCAGGACGTTTCCGATCTTCGCTGGCTCCGCGGCTGCTGGCAGACAGAGCCGCCACGCGAGGCGGAAAGCGGCGCGACATTCACGGAAGTGTGGATCGCGCCCGAAGCGCCGATCATCCTTGGCTACGATTATCACGAGGGCGAAGGCGAGATTCAGGGCTGGTCGCAGATGCGCATCGAGTCCAATGGCGCGCCCGAACTTGTCGATATGCCGCTCGGCTCGTTTCCAATCCGCTATCGGCTGATGGACGAAGAGGTCGACAACCACGTGAGCTTCCAAAATCTCGAGCACGATTTCCCGCAGCGGATCGAATATCGGCGCGAAGGCAATCGTCTCTATCGTCGCATCTCCAATGGCGGCGTGGATGCGCAAGAATTCATCTTCCACCGCATCCGCTGCCCCGCTAGCTTGCGGCCATGACGACGCGCAGACATGTGCTGGAGTGGCTCGCCGCAGCGCCCGTGCTGAGCGCGTGCAGCGGCGGCGGCGCAGATTTGCCCGATCCCGCCGCGGCCTGGCGCGATCCTGGCGCAGCTGAAGCCGATGTGCGCCGCTTTGCGTTGGCGCATGCGATCCTGGCCCCGAACCCACACAACACGCAGCCATGGCTGGTCGATCTCGACGATGGCGACGCCATCACACTCTATTGCGATCTCGACCGGCGCCTGCCCTTCACCGATCCGCTCGATCGTCAGATCACTATCGGCTGCGGCTGCTTTCTCGAACTCTATCGCATGGCTGCGGGGATGGGCGGCTATTGGCCGACGATTGAATTCTTCCCCGAAGGCGAGCCAACGCCGCGCTTGGATACGCGCCCCATCGCGCGCGTCACGCTCGGCCCGCAACAGCAACAACCCAATGGTTATCCAACGAGCGCGCAAATCACCCGCCGCCGCACAAATCGCAAACCCTTCGAAGCGCGCGTGCCGGATGCGACGATGCTCGATGAACTGGTCAACGCAGTCGTCGGCATGGGCGAGGAATATACCGGCGCCATGTTCTGGACGAACGAGGCCGCGCGCGTCGCGCAGGCGCGCGATCTTGTATGGCGCGCCTGGGACCGCGAGTTGCGCACCGAAGGCGCAGCGGCCGAGACCTATGAATGGCTGCGCTTTGGGCGCGAGGAGATCGCCCGCCATCTCGATGGCTTGAGCATCGATGCGCCTGGCATCGGCATCTTCCGCATACTCGGCCAACTCGATCGCGAAGAGCTGATCGATCCGAACTCAGAGGCCAACAAAACCGCCGCGCGCGATTGGCGCGAACTGGCGATGACTTCGCCGGCGTTTGTCTGGCTTACCTCCAACGGCGATACGCCGGGCGCCCGACTGAATGCGGGCCGCGCCTATGCGCGTTTTGCGCTAGCGGCGTCCGATGCGGGGCTGGCGATCCATCCGTGGAGCCAAGCGCTGCAGGAATACCAGGAAATGGCCGACCTCTACGCCGAGATGCGCACGTTCCTTGCGCCGCCCGAAGGCGACACCGTGCAGATGCTGGTGCGGATTGGCTACGGCCAGGATGTGCCGCCATCGCCGCGACGCGGCGTCGACGCTATTCTCAGGCCGCCTTCACCTTAAGCGTCGCGCCATCGACAGCGTCGATCACCACGGTTTGCCCAGGCGTCAGCGCATCTTCGCTGACGGCGCGCCAAATCGTGTCGGCGATTTTCACTGAGCCTGTGCCGTTCGCGAAAACCGTGATCACCCCGCGCGTGCCGATCAACGTCTTGGAACGTTCATTGAGGCCCTCGGCATTGTTCTCCGAACGCCAGCGTTGAACGATCGGGCGCCCGAACGCGGTCAGCACGATCACGAGCACCGCAAAAATCGCGATGTCGGCAACCCAGTTGCTGAAACCGGCAAGCGAGATCAGCGCAGTCAGGAACGCGGCAACCGCGGGCCAGAGCAGATACGTCGTGCCCGACGCCATCTCAGCGATGAGCAAGATAAGGCCAAAGACCAGCCAGTGCTGCGGGCCGAGGCTCGTCAGGAAGGTGATCAGCGTGTCCATGCGCTCAATGTAGCGATGCTAGGCAGATTACGCGAGGGCTTAGCGCGGCGCCGGCGTTGGGGCGCGCGGCGCCGTCCAGGGGCCGCCGGCCCCGGCCTCGCCCTGCGCGTTTAGAGCGCGCAGTCCCTCAACCAAGCCGGCAATGCCGGACAGGTCCGCCGGAATAATGACGGTTCGCTGCTGGTTCGAGGTGGCGAGTTTGCCGAAGGCTTCGACGTATTTGAGGCCCAGGAAGTAACGGATCGCGTTCACGTCGCCCTTGCCAATGGCTTGAGAGACCATGTCGGTTGCTTTTGCTTCGGCTTCCGCTTCCCGTTCACGGGCTTCGGAGTCGCGGAACGCGGCTTCGCGGCGGCCTTCAGCTTCAAGGATCGCCGATTGCTTGGCGCCTTCAGCGCGCAACACGGCGGCTTGCTTGTCGCCTTCGGCTTCCAGAATTTGTGCGCGGCGTTCACGCTCTGCCTTCATCTGCCGCGCCATCGCTTGCGTGAGGTCGGCCGGCGGCTGCAGGTCTTTGATTTCGACGCGCATCACCTTGGTGCCCCACGCATGGGTAGCGCCGTCGATGACGGTCAAAAGGCGCGCATTGATCGAGTCGCGCTGCGAGAGCACTTCGTCGAGATCCATCGAGCCGACAACGGTACGCACGTTGGTCAAGCAGAGGTTCAACACCGCGAGGCGATAATTCTCGACTTCGTACGCGGCCTTGGCGGCGTCCATAACTTGAATGAAGACGATGGCGTCAACCGAGACCACCGCGTTGTCCTTGGTGATCACGTCTTGGCGCGGCACATCCAGCACCGCTTCCATCATCGACATGCGCTTGCCGATACGATCAACGAAAGGAACAAGAAAAGCGATGCCAGGACGCAGCGTCATCGTGTAACGGCCGAAGCGCTCGACAGTGACTTGGAAGCCTTGCGGCACAACCTTGATTGCGCTGAAGGCCAACACCAGGGCCATCACGGCAAAAATGATTACAACCGTCATCGCGTCTCTCTCCGGCCGCTTCTGCGGCGTTGATGCGTTCTCGCGCGGGTAAGCTGCGTTAAGCTCAGCCTAACTGAGCAAGCAAGTATTCCGCGCTGGAAACTTTGTATTCACCAGCTTCTTCAACGTGTAGCTGAGATACCACCCCATCCTTGACGATCATTGAATATCGCTTCGATCGCGCGCCCATTCCGAATTTTGAAAAGTCGGCGTCGAGGCCGGTGGCCTTTGCGAAATCCGCGGAGCCGTCCGAAAGCATGAGGATTTGGTCAACGACGTTTTGATCCTTCGCCCATGCACCCATGACGAAGTGATCGTTCACAGCCGTGCAAGCGACAGTGTCAATGCCTTTGGCTTTGAACTCGGCAAGGTGTTCACGAAAGCTTGGCAAATGGCGCGCCGAGCACGTCGGCGTAAAAGCCCCAGGCACGGCAAAGAGCGCCACCGTCTTGCCGGCAAAGACGTCGCCGGTGCGCATCTGCTTCATGCCCTCGCTGCCTGGAACATTGAACTGCACATCCGGCAGCCGATCACCGACTTTAATCATTGGGAGCTCCCTCAATTTCAGGGGTTTATGTAGGTGAGCCAAGCTCCAGATGCGAGCGCCCTCTTGCGCGAAAGCGACGGGCGCGGGACCATTGGCCCATGAGCGACACGCTGACGGGCAAATTATTGGTGGCGATGCCGGGTATCGGTGACCCGCGCTTTGACCGCACCGTCATCATGATGTGCGCGCACGATGCAGAACACGCGATGGGCGTCGTCATCAACAAGCAAAAGGAAGATCTGACACTGGACGAAGTGTTGGGTCATTTGGGGCTGACGGTCGGTGAGGAAGCGGCCGAGCGACTGGTGCTCGATGGCGGACCGGTGCGGCCAGATCGCGGCTACGTGCTGCACTCGGAAGATTTCGAAGCCGGTGACGCCACGCAGAGCGTCGCGCCGGGCGTGCGACTCACGGCGACGCGCGATGTGCTGGAAGCCGTTGCAAGCGATCATGCGCCGGCAAGCTACGTGCTGGCGCTTGGATGCGCAGGCTGGGACGCGGGCCAGCTTGAAGATGAAATCCGCCACAACGCTTGGCTCGTCGTCGACTTCGACAAGGCGATCGTTTTCGACGCAACGCTCGATGACAAATGGGCGCGCGCAATAAAAACACTGGGTCTTGATCCCTCGCAATTGAGCCAAGCCGCCGGAAACGCGTAAGTCCGGATACGCAATCTCGCACGCATTGCAGGTTTATTTTTTCGACACGCTCTTGTCGCGCCTCCGCGTGCGACCCATGTCGCCTTCCCGCGCCGCACCGGTGCGGGTTTTGTACAAAAGGACATGCATGAGCAAATCCCCGCTTTTCGCTTACATTCTGCTTGATCGTTCTGGCTCTATGGAGGGTTGCCGCGACACAACAATCGACGCGTTCAATGAATACGTCATGGGACTGCGGCGGTCCGCTGAAGTTGACGCGCGCGTCACGCTGACGATTTTCGACTCCGGCAGCATCGATACGCTGCAGCAAGCCGAACCCGCGAAAAGCTCTCTTGAACTGAACCGCCACAACTACGTGCCGCGCGCATCCACGCCGCTTCTGGACGCGATCGGCCACGCCGTTGCCGACATCGACAAAGTCGAGCTGCGGCCAAACGAGAAAGTCGGCCTGGTGATCCTCACCGACGGCCACGAAAACGCCAGCACGGAGCACACCAAGGATACGATCCGCAAGCTGCTGACCGACCGCCAAGATAACAAAGGTTGGCTCGTCACCTTTCTCGGCGCCGATATCGATGCGTTCGCCGAAGCCGGCGCTATCGGCATCAAAGGCGGCAACTATCTTGCGCTGAAAAAGGCGAAGCTGCGCGAATCCATGGGCCACGCCTACGCATCGCAGGCGCGCTACGTCCAATCGGGCGATTTCGATACGGCTGCGTTCCGCGACGACGAACGCAAAGACGTCAACGACGACACGCCGAAGAGCTAAATCACTGCGCGGCGCTCCACACGAGGGGCGCCGCGCGCCTTACGCGCGCTTCCTCAGCACACGCTCCGTCGAGGCTGGATACTTCACCAGCGCCGCAGCAGGCCGGACCGGGCGCCGTTCAAGATTGCCGCCGCAATTGGGACACGCCCCTTTGAGCGCGCCATCCGCACAATCGGCGCAGAATGTACATTCAAAGCTGCACATGCGTGCGTCCGAACTGTCCGGCGGCAGGTTGCGATCACAAACTTCGCAATTGGGTCGAAGCTGCAGCATCACGCGCCTCCAACCATGCGCTCGATCGCTTCACGCCGCTGCTGAGCAAAACCAGAGAAGAGCTGCTTCACAGCAGCGACGGTTTTCTCCTCCGCGATTTCCGGGCGCCCGCTATTGAACGGCGGCGCCGGCGCATATTCGATGGCGAGCTGGATCATCTTCGCGACATCGTCACCTGCAAGTTCCGCCGCGATCGTCAGCGCGATATCGATGCCGGCAGTGACACCGCCGCCAGTGATGACATTGCCATCGCGCACAACGCGTGCGTCGTCCGGCACAGCGCCAAAGTTTGAAAGCAATTCGCGATAGGCCCAATGGCTGCCCGCGCGCTTGCCCGCGAGCAGTCCCGCCGCCGCCAGAATAAGCGAGCCGGTGCAGACTGATGTCAGATACTTCGCGCTTTCACCGAGGCGCTTCACTTCAGCCATAAAATCCGGATCAAGCATCGCATCGGTTTGACCAGGACCGCCCGGGATCATGATCATGTCGGCGCGATCAACATCGGCAAGCTTGATGAGATCGGCGAACGTAAGCCCCATCTCGGTCTTGAGCGCACCGCCATCTTTCGAGGCGATGACGGTCTCCACGCCAGGCACGCGCGCAAGAACCTCGTAAGGCCCCGTGAAGTCGAGCTGCGTCAGACGCGGGTAGAGGATGAAAACGATACGGAACGGCTGCGCCATCGGGTGGCCTCCATTGACAAGCGCATACTGGCGCTGGAAGGCTTTGGCGGAAATGTCAAAGAAGCCTCCTTTTCAGCCAAAGCCGCGCGACGTGCTGATCGTGCTGTTTCCGGGCTTTCAGATCATCGATGCAGCCGGCCCCATCGGCGCGTTCGAGATTGCGGCCCGCTACGCGCCGGGCGCTTACACGATACGAACGGCGGCGCCGGCAGCAGGATTAGCACCCTCATCATCGGGCGTGCCGATGCCAGCGGAAGCGCTGAGCGGCCGCGCCAAGGTAGACACGTTCATCGTCGTCGGCGGTAACGGCACTGGCGATGCGATGCGCGATGCGAACTTCATCCGCGCCATCAGCAAAGCGCCAGCGCGTGCACGGCGAGTAGCGAGCGTTTGCTCCGGCGCTTTCCTGCTGGCGCAAGCGGGATTGCTCAAAGGCAAGCGCGCGACAACACATTGGCGGCGCGCAGCGCAATTGGCGCAGATGTTTCCGGACGTGCGCGTCGAAGCTGATTGCATCCACATCAAGGATGGGGCGGTGTGGACCTCCGCCGGCGTAACCGCGGGCATCGACCTTGCGCTAGCGATGATCGCCGAAGATCTCGGTGAAGATCTTGCAGCAGACGTCGCGCGCGAGATGGTGGTGTACGCTAAACGCCCCGGCGGTCAGGCGCAGCACTCCGCTTTGCTTGAACTCGACAGCGCCGCCTCGCGCTTTGCGCCTCTCAATGCCTGGATGCGCGAGCACTTGGCGGAAGATCTCTCCGTCGAGCGCTTGGCGGCGCAAGCGGCGATGAGCCCACGAAACTTCGCGCGCGCCTACGCCACGGAAACCGGCGTCACGCCCGCTAAAGCTGTCGAGCGTCTGCGCGCGGAAACAGCACGCACGGCATTGGCTCAAGGCGGCGCCATCCAAGAGATCGCACGCCGCACCGGCTTCGGCGATCCCGAACGCATGCGGCGCGCTTTCATGCGCCTCTACGGCGCCCCACCCGCCGCAATGCGCCGGACGCTACGGCGCGCTTGACGCAAGCGATGTTCAGGCAGACGAACGCTGCCCATGGCTGAACCGCAAAAAACAATCTTCGTCACTGGCGCAGGCTCCGGTATCGGACGCGCCACCGCTCAACTCTTCGCCCAGCGCGGCTGGTTCGTCGGCCTGTTCGACGTCAACGCAAAGGGGCTCGAAGAAACGGCGGCGTCATTGCCTGAAGGCCAGCGGCTCTCAATGGAGTTCGACGTGCGCGATCGCGCAGGCTGGGCGCGCGCCGTCGAAACGTTCGGCCAAGCCACCAATCGGCGCATGCACGTGCTGTTCAACAATGCCGGCGTCGGCAGAGGCGGCCCGATCGACGAAATGCCCGGCGACGACATCGATCTCGTGCTCGATGTAAACTTGAAAGGCGTAATCAACGGTGTGAACGCGGCGCTGCCTTTGCTGCGCGAAACGCCGGGCGCGCGCATCGTCAATACAGCCTCTGTCGCCGGCATATTCGGCGCGCCGAATATGGCGGTCTATTGCGCGACCAAGTTCGGCGTGCGCGGCCTCACTGAATCGCTCGATATCGAATTTTCGAAGTACGGCGTGCGTGTCGTGAGCTTGATGCCGTGGTTCGTTGACACTGCAATCCTCGACGGATTGCCCGCAGGCTCAAACCAAGGCTCGAACCGGCGCATCCGCGACGCGCTGACGGAAAACAAAACGCCGATCTATCCGGTGAGCATGGCCGCAGAGCGCGCGTGGGACGCCGCTCATGGCAGCGACGTGCACTACATGGTCGGCCAAGCTGCCGAGCGCGCACGTTTCTTCGCCCGGTTCTTCCCCGGCGCGATGCGCAATCAAATCAAGAAGCAATTCTCCAGCGAGGGCTAAGCCCCGCGCCGGTTCAGGTCGCGACTTCGCGCGGCTCGATCGCGGTGTTGGCGGCGCTCGTGTCGGCCGGAGCGTCGGTCGCGCCCGGCGCTGGCGCCGCCTCGTCCGTCACCGTGCCTTGGACGCCATCAACCGCAACGCCATCCGTTTCCGGGATCAGCTCGTCAGCGGCCGTGCCGCTGCGACGTGAACCCATCGCGCCACGACGGCGGGCCAGAGCTTCCTGGTAGTAGGCGCGCTCAGAGCGGTTCGGGAAGCGATAAAAGACGTGGCTTTCGATCGAGGTGGTTTCGACCAGGCCAGAATTCCAAACCGGGTTCACAGCATGGGTGTGATAGTGGGTGGCGCCCTGCGTGATCGGGCGCGTGTAGCCTGACATCACAGCTGTCGCGACGCGCTGAGCGCGATCCCAGGCGCGGCCACGCGGACGATGGTTCAGCGAACCGTCGCAGGTGAACGTGAACTGGCACCCGGTCGAACGGTGCGAGCCCTGATAGACGACGCCGCAAATCGAGTTCGGGTACGCGCCCGAGCGAACGCGGTTCATGATGACTTCGGCAACCGCGATCTGGCCGCGTTGGCTCTCGCCGCGCGCTTCGTAATAGATCGCCTGGGACAAGCAGTCTTGCTGACGTGCATCGATCTGCGGTTCGGCAGGAACGGCTCGCTCTTGAGCGGGTTGGTTAGGCGTCGGGCCACGCAGAACCGCTTGCACCATCATGGCGCGAGCGTCGGGGCTCTCGAACAACGTGGCTTGGCCGCGCGCGCGCAGGCCATCGTTGGTGCGGAAGGACGTGAGTTGAACGTGAGCGGCCGGATCGGACGTCAGCAGTTCTTGCTCGAACTGCGCGGCGAACGCGGTCGAGGTTGCGGCCCACTCGGCGCCGTCCCGTTGCTCAGCAGCACGATGCGAGATCACAGGCATCGCGACTGCTGCAGCCGCTAAGCACATGATCGTCGCTGCGCCCTGACGCACGGCCAGAGGGTTCCGTTCGATCTCTACCATTAGCTGGGTCCGAATCTCGCCCGCAAGAATAGTCAGTCGACGCCAGAACAACGACAAATGCATTAAGCCCCGCTTAATCGTGTGCAGTTTTGGCACAAACGAAAGCCAAATATTCCGCAACAGCCCAGTTCGTTTCGCCTGAGGAATATTGTAACCTCGGGCTCCGGGGGGATACAGGACCCGCGCGCGAGGGGCGATTGACTTTTTGTTCATAGTCTCGCCTCCCGTCTCAACTGGCCTACTTCTGGGGCTCGGTGCGTCCATCAGGTCACGCCGAGAAAGCCCAAAGTGGACAAAGTCTTGCGAGGCTCGTGCCAGTTCACCAACGAGGCGAATAAGACCGCGACGGCCGGTCGCGGCCGCCGCAGCGGGGTTCCCTGGGGTAATTTGCGGTGTGGGGTAACCGTCAGCCTTTTCTGGCGAGCGCCGCTTGCGCCGCCGCCAGGCGCGCGATCGGGACCCGGTAGGGCGAGCAAGAGACATAATCGAGCCCTGCTCGCTCGAAGAAGGCGATCGAGGCGGGGTCGCCTCCGTGCTCTCCGCATATGCCAAGTTTGAGCCCCTGCCTGGTGGCTCGCCCCCGTTCGCAGGCGAGCCGGACCAGCTCCCCAACGCCATCGGCATCAATGGAGACGAACGGATCGCTCGTTAACACTTGGCGCTCGACATAGGTTCCGAGGAACCGCCCGGCGTCGTCGCGGGAAACGCCCAGGGTCGCTTGGGTGAGATCGTTTGTACCAAACGAGAAGAACTCGGCCAGCTCGGCGATCTCGCCGGCCCGCAGCGCGGCGCGCGGCAACTCGATCATCGTGCCGACCAGGTAATCAAGCTTACGCCCCCGCTTGCCGAACACCTCGCCCGCAATGGCGTCGATGCGGCCCTTCAAGATCTCAAGCTCTTTCTTGGTGATCGCGAACGGGATCATGATCTCCGGGATCGGCGCTGCGCCCTGCTCGGCCACATC
It encodes the following:
- a CDS encoding Acg family FMN-binding oxidoreductase, which produces MTTRRHVLEWLAAAPVLSACSGGGADLPDPAAAWRDPGAAEADVRRFALAHAILAPNPHNTQPWLVDLDDGDAITLYCDLDRRLPFTDPLDRQITIGCGCFLELYRMAAGMGGYWPTIEFFPEGEPTPRLDTRPIARVTLGPQQQQPNGYPTSAQITRRRTNRKPFEARVPDATMLDELVNAVVGMGEEYTGAMFWTNEAARVAQARDLVWRAWDRELRTEGAAAETYEWLRFGREEIARHLDGLSIDAPGIGIFRILGQLDREELIDPNSEANKTAARDWRELAMTSPAFVWLTSNGDTPGARLNAGRAYARFALAASDAGLAIHPWSQALQEYQEMADLYAEMRTFLAPPEGDTVQMLVRIGYGQDVPPSPRRGVDAILRPPSP
- a CDS encoding vWA domain-containing protein, with product MSKSPLFAYILLDRSGSMEGCRDTTIDAFNEYVMGLRRSAEVDARVTLTIFDSGSIDTLQQAEPAKSSLELNRHNYVPRASTPLLDAIGHAVADIDKVELRPNEKVGLVILTDGHENASTEHTKDTIRKLLTDRQDNKGWLVTFLGADIDAFAEAGAIGIKGGNYLALKKAKLRESMGHAYASQARYVQSGDFDTAAFRDDERKDVNDDTPKS
- a CDS encoding DJ-1/PfpI family protein; translation: MAQPFRIVFILYPRLTQLDFTGPYEVLARVPGVETVIASKDGGALKTEMGLTFADLIKLADVDRADMIMIPGGPGQTDAMLDPDFMAEVKRLGESAKYLTSVCTGSLILAAAGLLAGKRAGSHWAYRELLSNFGAVPDDARVVRDGNVITGGGVTAGIDIALTIAAELAGDDVAKMIQLAIEYAPAPPFNSGRPEIAEEKTVAAVKQLFSGFAQQRREAIERMVGGA
- a CDS encoding DUF6265 family protein; protein product: MRLVLFFAALLFAPAAFAQDVSDLRWLRGCWQTEPPREAESGATFTEVWIAPEAPIILGYDYHEGEGEIQGWSQMRIESNGAPELVDMPLGSFPIRYRLMDEEVDNHVSFQNLEHDFPQRIEYRREGNRLYRRISNGGVDAQEFIFHRIRCPASLRP
- a CDS encoding kinase, with protein sequence MSQHPIPVLLYEIIQDLRARHRERAPLIGVAGAQGSGKSYHCRLLAMANQPRYAHFSLDDVYRSRTYREELATETHPLFITRGPPGTHDLELASQTIERIRRADPSVRLPRFDKLKDDIVPANDWPPFPGPAEAIIFDGWCLGADSLDAASLDALVNALERNEDVTGVWRETVAYELRANYQPFFLTFDALVYLQAPSWEIVRTWRGQQEEAARGRPLTPEENAALDRFVMHYERITRAMLDGRHRAKWIVHLDEARNVTRIEER
- a CDS encoding NfeD family protein — encoded protein: MDTLITFLTSLGPQHWLVFGLILLIAEMASGTTYLLWPAVAAFLTALISLAGFSNWVADIAIFAVLVIVLTAFGRPIVQRWRSENNAEGLNERSKTLIGTRGVITVFANGTGSVKIADTIWRAVSEDALTPGQTVVIDAVDGATLKVKAA
- a CDS encoding YqgE/AlgH family protein, with product MSDTLTGKLLVAMPGIGDPRFDRTVIMMCAHDAEHAMGVVINKQKEDLTLDEVLGHLGLTVGEEAAERLVLDGGPVRPDRGYVLHSEDFEAGDATQSVAPGVRLTATRDVLEAVASDHAPASYVLALGCAGWDAGQLEDEIRHNAWLVVDFDKAIVFDATLDDKWARAIKTLGLDPSQLSQAAGNA
- a CDS encoding GlxA family transcriptional regulator: MSKKPPFQPKPRDVLIVLFPGFQIIDAAGPIGAFEIAARYAPGAYTIRTAAPAAGLAPSSSGVPMPAEALSGRAKVDTFIVVGGNGTGDAMRDANFIRAISKAPARARRVASVCSGAFLLAQAGLLKGKRATTHWRRAAQLAQMFPDVRVEADCIHIKDGAVWTSAGVTAGIDLALAMIAEDLGEDLAADVAREMVVYAKRPGGQAQHSALLELDSAASRFAPLNAWMREHLAEDLSVERLAAQAAMSPRNFARAYATETGVTPAKAVERLRAETARTALAQGGAIQEIARRTGFGDPERMRRAFMRLYGAPPAAMRRTLRRA
- a CDS encoding SPFH domain-containing protein yields the protein MTVVIIFAVMALVLAFSAIKVVPQGFQVTVERFGRYTMTLRPGIAFLVPFVDRIGKRMSMMEAVLDVPRQDVITKDNAVVSVDAIVFIQVMDAAKAAYEVENYRLAVLNLCLTNVRTVVGSMDLDEVLSQRDSINARLLTVIDGATHAWGTKVMRVEIKDLQPPADLTQAMARQMKAERERRAQILEAEGDKQAAVLRAEGAKQSAILEAEGRREAAFRDSEAREREAEAEAKATDMVSQAIGKGDVNAIRYFLGLKYVEAFGKLATSNQQRTVIIPADLSGIAGLVEGLRALNAQGEAGAGGPWTAPRAPTPAPR
- a CDS encoding DUF1272 domain-containing protein; protein product: MLQLRPNCEVCDRNLPPDSSDARMCSFECTFCADCADGALKGACPNCGGNLERRPVRPAAALVKYPASTERVLRKRA
- a CDS encoding homoserine kinase, whose translation is MAVYTTLSDSDVAALMAQYDIGNAVTCEGIAEGVENTNYKLTTPQGRFILTLFEKRVSETDLPFFMGVMERLAARRFPAPMPIAARSGSHLVRVAGKPAAIVSFLDGVWPRVWNGAHCAAIGDALARMHVALDGFEQTRANRLSIDGWETLIKPRLSEAEALRPGLAAEVARDLAEVRAAWPSQLPRGAIHADLFPDNAFFVGDQLSGVIDFYFACTDLLAYDLAACLNAWCFDGVRYDLERGRAMIQAYANVRPLSAGERAALPVLARGAALRFFATRLTDWSTTPEGATVTPKDPLEYADKLRFHRQAQRAADYGA
- a CDS encoding peroxiredoxin, with the translated sequence MIKVGDRLPDVQFNVPGSEGMKQMRTGDVFAGKTVALFAVPGAFTPTCSARHLPSFREHLAEFKAKGIDTVACTAVNDHFVMGAWAKDQNVVDQILMLSDGSADFAKATGLDADFSKFGMGARSKRYSMIVKDGVVSQLHVEEAGEYKVSSAEYLLAQLG
- the rnhA gene encoding ribonuclease HI, producing MSNTVDIWTDGACSGNPGPGGWGAILHYAGVEKELSGAEAATTNNRMELMAAIQALDALKRSSKVRLHTDSKYVMDGVTKWIHGWKKNGWKTADKKPVKNEDLWKRLDEANARHEVTWKWVKGHADNEMNNRADELARNAIGTLKS